One Sphingopyxis macrogoltabida genomic region harbors:
- a CDS encoding alpha/beta hydrolase produces the protein MRTTPFLSILTALLLGGCITPVDYGKVRHADYVADPRCTAQPGAAVDGEALPLFFATSRLPDCRTADIRLLQYRGDEVRYGRFAPPRDVEIDKKKLFLTPLAFHTDADWWAALRAETDRRQGRVLLYVHGYRENFETTTKDAAQIARMTGFDGPVIAYSWPSQHKVLGYVVDETNMYHDVRNFRIFLKSLAEQSWVKEIVIVSHSLGARLVIPAISYVDRTSSSADSSNISNIILASPDIDRETFERDIEEEVLSARRVARDRRITVYVSRADKALAASRALHGYPRLGSPYCFDPFEAADLKARGLPERCYPVAIAGMTVVDTTDVSRGSTGHSNFLRSAVACRDFIDVVAGKRTRPERTATQLGHVFRLLPDPANPKPEDDLICNRIAGGSENE, from the coding sequence ATGCGAACGACGCCCTTTCTTTCGATCCTGACCGCGCTGCTGCTCGGCGGCTGCATCACTCCGGTCGACTATGGCAAGGTCCGCCACGCCGATTATGTCGCCGATCCGCGCTGCACCGCGCAGCCCGGCGCCGCAGTCGATGGCGAGGCGCTGCCTTTGTTCTTCGCGACGAGCCGCCTGCCCGACTGCCGCACTGCCGATATCCGCCTGCTGCAATATCGCGGTGACGAGGTGCGTTACGGGCGTTTTGCGCCGCCACGCGACGTCGAGATCGACAAGAAGAAGCTGTTCCTGACCCCGCTCGCCTTCCACACCGACGCCGACTGGTGGGCGGCGCTGCGCGCCGAGACCGACCGGCGGCAGGGCCGTGTCCTACTCTATGTCCATGGCTATCGCGAGAATTTCGAGACGACGACGAAGGATGCCGCACAGATCGCCCGAATGACCGGCTTCGACGGGCCGGTGATCGCCTATAGCTGGCCGTCGCAGCACAAGGTGCTCGGCTATGTCGTCGACGAAACCAACATGTACCACGACGTGCGCAATTTCCGCATCTTCCTGAAATCGCTCGCCGAACAGAGCTGGGTGAAGGAAATCGTGATCGTCTCGCACTCGCTCGGCGCGCGGCTGGTGATCCCCGCGATATCCTATGTCGACCGCACGTCGAGCAGCGCCGACAGCAGCAATATCTCGAACATCATCCTCGCCTCGCCCGACATCGACCGCGAGACGTTCGAGCGCGATATCGAGGAAGAGGTCTTGTCGGCGCGGCGCGTCGCGCGCGACCGGCGGATCACCGTCTATGTCTCGCGCGCCGACAAGGCGCTCGCCGCGTCGCGCGCGCTGCACGGCTATCCGCGGCTCGGCTCGCCCTATTGCTTCGACCCGTTCGAGGCTGCCGATCTGAAAGCGAGGGGGCTTCCCGAGCGCTGCTATCCGGTGGCGATCGCCGGAATGACCGTCGTCGACACCACCGACGTATCGCGCGGATCGACGGGGCACAGCAATTTCCTGCGCAGCGCGGTCGCTTGCCGCGATTTCATCGACGTCGTCGCGGGCAAGCGGACGCGGCCCGAGCGGACGGCGACGCAGCTTGGCCATGTCTTCCGCTTGCTGCCCGATCCCGCGAACCCCAAGCCCGAAGACGACCTGATCTGCAACCGCATCGCCGGCGGCTCCGAAAACGAATAG
- a CDS encoding MFS transporter: MKRPWIVILCAAFIVTLAMGVRQSFGLFLPQMSVDIGISRSDFGLAMALQNLLFGLVQPFVGALADKHGAGRVVLAGALLYALGLVGAAFATDAMGLHISFGILIGMAQSATTFVVVLGAVGRVVSPEKRSSAFGMVTAGGSLGQFLVVPLASMLLGDLGYHQTLWIMAGLVALCGLLAIGVAGRTDSNPGVSAAVEQTAREALREAAVHRGYWLLNAGFFVCGFHIAFIATHLPAYLDDKGLGIEIGAQVLALVGLFNILGSYVFGRAGDLMRQKYVLSALYVARSAVIAVFLFLPLSHWTALAFAGAMGFLWLGTVPLTSGIVGRIFGVRYLSMLYGIVFLSHQVGSFFGAWMAGLIFDATGSYDIAWGFAIALGLFAGIVHLPIADAPVKRLQPA; encoded by the coding sequence ATGAAAAGGCCGTGGATCGTTATCCTCTGCGCCGCCTTCATCGTCACGCTGGCGATGGGCGTACGGCAGAGTTTCGGCCTGTTCCTGCCGCAGATGAGCGTCGATATCGGCATCAGCCGGTCGGACTTCGGCCTCGCGATGGCGCTCCAGAATCTGCTCTTCGGTCTTGTCCAGCCGTTCGTCGGCGCGCTCGCCGACAAGCATGGCGCCGGACGCGTCGTGCTTGCGGGAGCGTTGCTTTATGCGCTCGGGCTCGTCGGTGCAGCCTTTGCGACCGATGCAATGGGGCTGCATATCAGCTTCGGCATCCTCATCGGCATGGCGCAGTCGGCGACGACGTTCGTCGTCGTGCTCGGCGCGGTCGGGCGGGTGGTCAGCCCCGAAAAACGCAGCAGCGCGTTCGGTATGGTCACCGCAGGCGGTTCGCTGGGGCAGTTCCTTGTCGTGCCGCTCGCCTCGATGTTGCTCGGTGATCTCGGCTATCACCAGACGCTGTGGATCATGGCGGGGCTGGTGGCGCTGTGCGGGCTGCTGGCCATCGGCGTTGCGGGCCGGACCGACAGCAATCCGGGCGTCAGCGCTGCCGTCGAACAGACGGCGCGCGAGGCACTCCGCGAAGCTGCAGTTCACCGTGGTTACTGGCTGCTCAACGCGGGCTTTTTCGTCTGCGGTTTCCATATTGCCTTCATCGCGACGCATCTGCCCGCCTATCTCGACGACAAGGGGCTCGGCATCGAAATCGGGGCGCAGGTGCTCGCGCTGGTCGGGCTGTTCAACATCCTGGGCTCCTATGTGTTCGGGCGCGCGGGCGACCTCATGCGCCAGAAATATGTGCTCTCGGCGCTGTATGTCGCGCGCTCGGCGGTTATCGCCGTCTTCCTCTTCCTGCCGCTGAGCCATTGGACCGCGCTGGCTTTCGCGGGTGCGATGGGGTTCCTGTGGCTCGGCACCGTGCCGCTCACCAGCGGTATCGTCGGGCGCATCTTCGGGGTGCGCTATCTGTCGATGCTCTACGGGATCGTGTTCCTCAGCCACCAGGTCGGGAGCTTCTTCGGCGCGTGGATGGCGGGGCTGATCTTCGACGCCACCGGCAGTTACGATATCGCATGGGGCTTCGCGATCGCGCTCGGCCTGTTCGCCGGGATCGTCCACCTGCCGATCGCCGACGCGCCGGTCAAACGGCTGCAACCGGCATGA
- the cobT gene encoding cobaltochelatase subunit CobT produces MSASSPLDDLKAALSSVARAVTRDAEVEVGFTADAPAQIGKAIKVPTPSRTLPAEQVAEARGFADSYALRMKHHSEKLHAAARPSEPLAAAAFDAMERARIEALGARHMDGMRGNLSAALTMRMRSDPISRAQNRDEVPVSSALELMLREALTGEQAPQGTETGLSLVREWIAKDAGADITALSMLLDDQAAFAETAKLALRHLDLIYGDEPMEEGAEDGGDEDQSEAEESPEEQESEEGGAGESQVDARAEMAGDQADDGDTDPDAQEMEADGEPEMGGEGDEGMLPVRPNRLPTDVPDFNYVRFTEKHDEIILATELCDAEELTRLRAYLDQQMAHLQGAVTKLANRLQRRLMAQQNRAWDFDQEEGQLDAARLARVIVSPGHSLSYKIERDTDFRDTVVTLLIDNSGSMRGRPISIAAISADILARTLERCGVKTEILGFTTRTWKGGQSREDWLAAGRPAHPGRLNDLRHIIYKPADEPYRRARKSLGLMMREGLLKENIDGEALMWAHHRIVNRPEERRILMVISDGAPVDDSTLSVNHGAYLDQHLRQVIEWIENRSPVELCAIGIGHDVTRYYSRAVTIMDAEQLGGTMVEQLAGLFDID; encoded by the coding sequence ATGTCTGCTTCCTCTCCCCTCGACGATCTGAAGGCCGCGCTGTCGAGCGTCGCGCGCGCGGTCACCCGCGATGCCGAGGTCGAGGTCGGGTTTACCGCCGACGCGCCCGCACAGATCGGCAAGGCGATCAAGGTGCCGACTCCCTCGCGCACCCTACCCGCCGAACAGGTCGCCGAAGCGCGCGGCTTTGCCGATTCCTATGCCTTGCGGATGAAGCATCACAGCGAGAAACTGCACGCCGCCGCGCGGCCGTCCGAACCGCTCGCCGCCGCCGCGTTCGACGCGATGGAACGCGCGCGGATCGAGGCTCTGGGTGCGCGCCACATGGACGGGATGCGCGGCAACCTGTCGGCCGCACTGACGATGCGGATGCGGTCGGACCCGATCAGCCGCGCGCAGAACCGCGACGAAGTGCCGGTGTCGAGCGCACTCGAACTGATGCTGCGCGAAGCACTGACCGGCGAACAGGCACCGCAAGGCACCGAGACCGGCCTGTCGCTGGTCCGCGAATGGATCGCCAAGGACGCCGGCGCCGACATCACCGCGCTGTCGATGCTGCTCGACGATCAGGCGGCGTTCGCCGAAACCGCGAAGCTCGCGCTGCGTCACCTCGACCTCATCTATGGCGACGAGCCGATGGAGGAAGGCGCCGAGGACGGCGGTGACGAGGACCAGTCCGAAGCCGAAGAATCGCCCGAGGAACAGGAAAGCGAAGAAGGCGGCGCGGGGGAAAGCCAGGTCGATGCACGCGCCGAAATGGCGGGCGACCAAGCCGACGACGGCGACACCGACCCCGACGCGCAGGAAATGGAGGCCGACGGCGAGCCCGAAATGGGCGGCGAAGGCGACGAGGGCATGCTCCCCGTGCGCCCCAACCGCCTGCCGACCGACGTTCCCGATTTCAACTATGTCCGCTTCACCGAAAAGCATGACGAGATCATCCTCGCCACCGAACTGTGCGACGCCGAGGAACTGACGCGGCTCCGCGCCTATCTCGACCAGCAGATGGCGCATTTGCAGGGCGCGGTGACCAAGCTCGCCAACCGCCTCCAGCGCCGCCTGATGGCCCAGCAGAACCGCGCGTGGGATTTCGATCAGGAGGAAGGCCAGCTCGACGCGGCGCGGCTGGCGCGCGTCATCGTCTCGCCCGGCCATTCGCTCAGCTACAAGATCGAGCGCGATACCGATTTCCGCGACACCGTCGTCACGCTGCTGATCGACAATTCGGGCTCGATGCGCGGACGGCCGATCAGCATCGCCGCGATCAGCGCCGACATCCTCGCGCGCACCCTCGAACGCTGCGGCGTGAAGACCGAGATATTGGGCTTCACCACCCGCACGTGGAAGGGCGGACAGAGCCGCGAAGACTGGCTCGCCGCGGGCCGCCCCGCGCATCCCGGCCGCCTCAACGACCTTCGTCACATCATCTACAAGCCCGCCGACGAACCCTATCGCCGCGCCCGCAAGTCGCTCGGCCTGATGATGCGCGAAGGGCTGCTGAAAGAGAATATCGACGGCGAGGCGCTGATGTGGGCGCACCACCGGATCGTCAATCGTCCCGAGGAACGCCGCATCCTGATGGTGATTTCGGACGGCGCGCCGGTCGACGATTCGACGCTGTCGGTCAACCATGGCGCCTATCTCGACCAGCATCTGCGCCAGGTGATCGAATGGATCGAAAACCGCTCCCCGGTCGAACTATGCGCGATCGGTATCGGGCACGATGTGACCCGCTATTACAGCCGCGCGGTGACGATCATGGACGCCGAACAGCTCGGCGGCACGATGGTCGAGCAGCTGGCGGGATTGTTCGATATCGATTGA
- a CDS encoding IS256-like element ISSpma2 family transposase, translating into MTEDRLLIEELAAKGGQPDFLRTIAENVLQLIMEADVDGLIGAGRHERSSERATWRNGYRDRSLDTRVGTLNLKIPKLRAGSYFPGFLEPRKMVEKALVAVIQEAWIGGVSTRRVDELVQAMGMTGISKSTVSKLCKDIDERVHAFLKRPLTGEWPYLWLDATYLKVREGGRIISVAAIIAMAVNTEGRREIVGLHIGPSEAEVFWSDFLKDLVRRGLTGVKLVISDAHEGLKGAITRVMGATWQRCRVHFMRNALSYVPKGQNTVVAAAIRQVFLQPDQKSATQVWRQVADQLRTRWPKLGACMDEAETDVLAYTGFPTQHRTKLHSTNPLERLNKEVKRRADVVGIFPNEDSIIRLVGAVLMEQNDEWQLQHRYMQIEGMAELNQPMIEEENQPLHITAKAA; encoded by the coding sequence ATGACCGAGGACAGATTACTGATCGAAGAGCTGGCTGCAAAGGGCGGCCAACCGGATTTTTTGCGCACCATCGCCGAGAACGTGCTGCAGCTGATCATGGAGGCCGACGTTGATGGCCTGATCGGCGCGGGTCGCCACGAACGCAGCAGCGAGCGCGCGACCTGGCGCAACGGCTATCGCGACCGTTCGCTGGATACCCGGGTAGGCACGCTGAACCTGAAAATCCCCAAGCTGCGTGCTGGGTCCTATTTTCCGGGCTTCCTTGAGCCCCGCAAGATGGTCGAGAAAGCGCTGGTTGCGGTGATCCAGGAAGCGTGGATCGGCGGGGTCAGCACCCGGCGGGTCGATGAACTCGTCCAGGCCATGGGCATGACCGGCATCTCCAAGTCCACCGTCTCCAAGCTTTGCAAGGACATTGACGAGCGCGTCCATGCCTTTCTGAAACGCCCGCTCACCGGCGAATGGCCGTATCTCTGGCTCGATGCCACCTATCTCAAGGTACGCGAAGGCGGGCGGATCATCAGCGTTGCCGCAATAATCGCCATGGCCGTCAACACCGAGGGCCGGCGCGAGATCGTCGGCCTGCATATCGGCCCCTCGGAAGCGGAGGTCTTCTGGTCCGACTTCCTGAAGGACCTTGTTCGGCGCGGTCTTACCGGCGTGAAGCTGGTCATCTCCGATGCTCACGAGGGCCTCAAGGGCGCGATCACCCGCGTCATGGGCGCCACCTGGCAGCGCTGCCGGGTGCACTTCATGCGCAATGCCCTGTCCTATGTGCCCAAGGGCCAGAACACTGTCGTCGCCGCCGCGATCCGCCAGGTCTTCCTGCAGCCCGATCAGAAAAGCGCAACGCAGGTCTGGCGACAGGTCGCCGACCAGTTGCGCACCCGTTGGCCCAAGCTCGGCGCCTGCATGGACGAGGCCGAAACCGACGTGCTCGCCTACACCGGCTTCCCCACCCAGCACCGCACGAAGTTACACTCAACCAATCCGCTCGAGCGGCTCAACAAGGAGGTCAAGCGCCGCGCCGACGTCGTCGGAATCTTCCCGAACGAAGACAGCATCATCCGCCTCGTCGGGGCTGTGCTGATGGAGCAGAACGACGAGTGGCAGCTCCAGCACCGATACATGCAGATCGAAGGCATGGCCGAACTCAACCAACCCATGATCGAGGAGGAAAATCAGCCCCTACACATCACCGCCAAAGCCGCCTGA
- a CDS encoding acetolactate synthase large subunit: MKKASDLFIECLEEEGVEYIFGVPGEENLDFLDSLSRSTKIKLILTRHEQGAGFMAATYGRHTGKTGVCLATLGPGATNFVTAAAYAQLGGMPMMMITGQKPIKKSKQGRFQILDVVAMMGPITKYTHQMASSDNIPSRVREAFRLAEEEKPGAVHIELPEDIADEHTDSLPLKRSHSRRPTADVKSIREAVKALEEATSPVLVIGAGANRTMTSRMLLQFIEKTGIPFLTTQLGKGVIDERHPKFLGCAALSAGDFVHRAVEASDCIVNLGHDVIEKPPFFMKQGGPKVIHVSTKTAEVDPVYFPDIEVIGDIANAVWQMKEDIVPNGGWKFDHLLAYRKAEVEHTAPLAEDARFPIFPPHLVQSIRDAMPDDGIICLDNGVYKIWFARGYTAYRPNTVLLDNALATMGAGLPSAMMSAMVYPGRKVMAICGDGGFMMNSQEMETAVRLGLNITVLILNDNSYGMIRWKQANMGFKDWGLTYGNPDFVKYAESYGAKGHRVESAAHLKELLAHTRDTPGVHLIDCPVDYSENDQILNIDIKKLSKEL; the protein is encoded by the coding sequence ATGAAAAAAGCATCCGACCTGTTCATCGAGTGCCTGGAAGAAGAAGGCGTCGAGTATATTTTCGGCGTTCCAGGTGAGGAGAATCTCGATTTCCTCGACAGCCTGTCGCGGTCGACGAAGATCAAGCTGATCCTGACCCGCCACGAACAGGGCGCGGGGTTCATGGCCGCGACCTATGGCCGTCATACGGGCAAGACCGGCGTCTGCCTTGCGACGCTCGGCCCCGGCGCGACCAACTTCGTCACCGCGGCGGCTTACGCACAACTCGGCGGCATGCCGATGATGATGATCACCGGGCAAAAGCCGATCAAGAAGTCGAAGCAAGGGCGCTTCCAGATCCTCGACGTCGTCGCGATGATGGGGCCGATCACCAAATATACCCACCAAATGGCCTCGTCGGACAATATCCCGAGCCGGGTGCGCGAGGCCTTTCGCCTTGCCGAGGAGGAAAAGCCGGGCGCGGTGCACATCGAACTGCCCGAAGACATTGCCGACGAACATACCGACAGCCTGCCGCTGAAGCGCAGCCACAGCCGCCGGCCGACCGCCGACGTCAAGTCGATCCGCGAAGCGGTGAAGGCGCTCGAGGAAGCGACCTCGCCCGTCCTCGTCATCGGCGCCGGCGCGAACCGCACGATGACCAGCCGCATGCTCCTCCAGTTCATCGAAAAGACCGGCATCCCCTTCCTCACCACCCAGCTCGGCAAGGGCGTGATCGACGAGCGGCACCCGAAATTTCTCGGCTGCGCCGCGCTCAGCGCCGGCGACTTCGTCCACCGCGCGGTCGAGGCGTCGGACTGTATCGTCAACCTGGGGCATGACGTGATCGAAAAGCCGCCCTTCTTCATGAAGCAGGGCGGGCCGAAGGTCATCCACGTCTCCACCAAGACCGCCGAAGTCGACCCCGTCTATTTCCCCGACATCGAGGTGATCGGCGACATCGCCAATGCCGTCTGGCAGATGAAGGAAGATATCGTCCCCAACGGCGGCTGGAAATTCGACCATCTGCTCGCCTATCGCAAGGCCGAGGTCGAACATACCGCGCCGCTCGCCGAGGATGCGCGCTTCCCCATCTTCCCGCCGCATCTGGTGCAGTCGATCCGCGACGCGATGCCCGACGACGGGATCATCTGCCTCGACAATGGCGTCTACAAGATCTGGTTTGCGCGCGGCTACACCGCCTATCGCCCGAATACGGTGCTGCTCGACAATGCGCTGGCAACGATGGGCGCCGGGCTGCCGAGCGCGATGATGTCGGCGATGGTCTATCCGGGGCGCAAGGTCATGGCGATCTGCGGCGACGGCGGTTTCATGATGAACAGTCAGGAGATGGAGACCGCGGTGCGCCTCGGCCTCAACATCACCGTGCTGATCCTCAACGACAACAGCTATGGCATGATCCGCTGGAAACAGGCGAATATGGGGTTCAAGGATTGGGGCCTGACCTATGGCAACCCCGATTTCGTCAAATATGCCGAAAGCTATGGCGCCAAGGGCCACCGCGTCGAAAGCGCTGCGCATTTGAAGGAACTGCTCGCGCACACCCGCGACACGCCGGGCGTGCATCTGATCGACTGCCCGGTCGATTATTCGGAGAACGACCAGATTTTGAACATCGACATCAAGAAGCTGTCGAAGGAATTGTAA
- a CDS encoding GIY-YIG nuclease family protein, giving the protein MDQTYHVYILASRRNGTLYTGVTGDLAARCSQHRNGQGSQFTERYGVHRLVHAETFADVSEAIAREKAIKKWHRAWKLELIERDNPQWLDLYDRLNV; this is encoded by the coding sequence ATGGATCAAACCTATCACGTTTATATCCTTGCCAGCAGACGCAACGGTACGCTCTACACGGGCGTGACGGGAGATCTCGCAGCGCGTTGCAGCCAGCATCGTAATGGGCAAGGGTCGCAATTTACCGAACGTTACGGCGTTCACCGCTTGGTGCATGCGGAAACCTTCGCTGACGTCAGCGAAGCTATTGCGCGTGAAAAGGCGATCAAGAAATGGCACCGGGCGTGGAAGCTGGAACTGATCGAAAGAGACAATCCGCAATGGCTCGACCTGTACGACCGGCTCAACGTTTGA
- a CDS encoding aldehyde dehydrogenase family protein codes for MIVKLKSVYPLYLNNKAAQPNTDLVVTDKYTGKPAFRTALATPDVIDEAIAGAVRAAEPMARLASFEKQAVLNHCVTRFRERFDELAYALCVEAGKPINDAEGEVTRLIDTFRIAAEEAVRNYGEVQPLDISARAKGYMGMWKRVPIGPCSFISPFNFPLNLAAHKIAPAIAMGCPFVMKPASMTPLGAIIMGEVLAECDILPEGAFSILPASRDGADLFTTDERLKLLSFTGSPGVGWDLKSKAGKKKIVLELGGNAAVIVDKDADLKHALERIIFGAFYQSGQSCIGVQRIIIHEDIYDKFRAMLVKRTKTLIAGDPKKRDTFIGPMISEKEAARLDGWIQEAVAGGAKLLTGGKRDGAMLEATLLENVDRKSKAYREEAFGPLAILSKFKKFDKAMAEVNDSKFGLQAGIFTRDIHQVLEAWDTLDVGGVVVNDVSSYRVDNMPYGGVKDSGLGREGVRFAMEDMSEIRNLVIRRV; via the coding sequence ATGATTGTGAAGTTGAAATCCGTCTATCCGCTCTACCTCAACAACAAGGCTGCACAGCCGAACACCGATCTCGTCGTCACCGACAAATATACCGGCAAGCCGGCCTTTCGCACCGCGCTCGCTACGCCGGATGTGATCGACGAGGCGATCGCGGGCGCCGTGCGCGCCGCCGAGCCGATGGCGCGGCTTGCGAGCTTCGAGAAACAGGCGGTGCTCAACCATTGCGTTACGCGCTTCCGGGAACGGTTCGACGAACTCGCCTATGCGCTGTGCGTCGAGGCCGGCAAGCCGATCAACGATGCCGAAGGCGAAGTCACCCGACTGATCGACACGTTCCGCATCGCGGCCGAGGAAGCGGTGCGCAATTATGGCGAGGTCCAGCCGCTCGACATCAGCGCGCGCGCCAAGGGCTATATGGGAATGTGGAAGCGGGTGCCGATCGGCCCGTGCAGCTTCATCTCGCCGTTCAACTTCCCGCTCAACCTCGCCGCGCACAAGATCGCGCCGGCGATCGCGATGGGCTGCCCCTTCGTGATGAAGCCCGCGTCGATGACGCCTTTGGGCGCGATCATCATGGGCGAGGTGCTGGCCGAGTGCGATATCCTGCCCGAAGGTGCGTTCAGCATCCTGCCCGCGAGCCGCGACGGCGCCGACCTGTTCACCACCGACGAGCGGCTGAAACTCCTCTCCTTCACCGGCTCGCCCGGGGTCGGCTGGGACCTCAAGTCAAAGGCGGGGAAGAAAAAGATCGTTCTCGAACTCGGCGGCAACGCGGCGGTGATTGTCGACAAGGACGCCGACCTCAAGCACGCGCTCGAACGCATCATCTTCGGTGCCTTCTACCAGTCGGGCCAGTCGTGCATCGGCGTGCAGCGGATCATCATCCACGAGGATATCTACGACAAGTTCCGCGCCATGCTGGTCAAACGGACGAAGACGCTGATCGCCGGCGATCCCAAGAAGCGCGACACCTTCATCGGCCCGATGATTTCCGAAAAGGAAGCCGCGCGGCTCGACGGCTGGATCCAGGAAGCGGTCGCGGGCGGCGCCAAGCTGCTCACCGGCGGCAAGCGCGACGGCGCGATGCTCGAAGCGACGCTGCTCGAAAATGTCGACCGCAAGTCGAAAGCCTATCGCGAGGAAGCCTTCGGGCCGCTCGCCATCCTGTCGAAGTTCAAGAAGTTCGACAAGGCGATGGCAGAGGTCAACGACAGCAAGTTCGGGCTGCAGGCGGGCATCTTCACGCGCGACATCCATCAAGTGCTCGAGGCGTGGGACACGCTCGATGTCGGCGGGGTCGTCGTCAACGACGTGTCGAGCTATCGCGTCGACAACATGCCCTATGGCGGCGTCAAGGACAGCGGGCTCGGCCGCGAGGGCGTGCGCTTTGCGATGGAGGATATGAGCGAAATCCGCAATCTGGTGATCCGGCGGGTCTGA